CATTATTACCTTGAAGAACAGAACAATGCGTAGAAAAAGGAGCATGAAGTCAATAAGTTGATGATGTTAAATCCTGATTTACAGCCCATCTCTGGCAAAATCATTCCAAAAATGCTTGATAATTAGACAATAATGGTGAAACCTGGTGGGCTACTTGGGTTTTTTTCCTGGTCCGGCCACTGGTGGTCACTATAAATCCCACACATACAGGATTTTAGATTtcaggaaaataaattaaaaaatatattaagcGATAGCAAGCGAATTAAGATCACATGAAGAAAATTCTTGCACTCTTCTTTGCGTTTCTCAAACGTCACAATACTTCAGAGGGTTTCCTGATAGCTTATTTGTTGACTCAATAGTTAAAAACAACCTTGCACCAATAAAAATGTATGGCTGGATTCTTCTGTTTCCAACGTACCAGGTCCGATCCGGTAGGCATCCAGTGCAGTTTGGGTCCTTCTTTGACCCACTGAGGAGATTGgactcgcttttttttttcccccagcacACAGCGGTCCTGAAGCACTTCTGTCGAGTCTATCAGAGTCTGTTACCGGAGGCGAGGCTATCTGCCCCCTCTGCGCTGGACCACGATGGTCCCCGCCACGATGTCGTACACAGTCCTGTTGTgctggaagaagaggagggtgatGAAGACGGGAAAGAGGAAGGCGATGGAGAAGTTCTTATTGAGCGCCCGCACCGTGGAGctgtgagagaggaaggggacaaaacaaaacagaggttGGATTAAGAGTTAATACCAACCCAACATATCAATTCTGAATATTTGGAACAGTTTTCATACTCATttgtcagctgctcctccacccagTCTTCTGACTACAGTCCAAAATGAattatgttgtgttatattTTCCCTGTGGTATCTATTATGTTATAGAGAAATATGAGTATTTTTTAAGGTATTGCCTGAAAGTCAGAAATTTCCATACTGTGACAAAACTTGTATCGACTCATGCAAAAGTAATCCCCTCTCAGTCATTATAGATTAGAATTGTGTCTGTGCATTACTCTGCGGAGACTCTGCCTATATTTCTTCCCTTATTTTGCAGTGGTCGGTGCGTTTCTGAGCGTCAGCCTTAAGGCAGTGGGTATGTTGTGACCGTCTCCCTATTTTCCATTCTGTTCTATCAAAATGTGATGTATCCAGTCTGTGATCACTCACGCCGAGAGGGAGACGTTAGACGCAGGGACGACGAGGACCCGGTTGGGCCGGACCAGAGTGGACGTGTCGCAGGTCACCACTTGCAGGCCGAGCAGGAACTTCCCCGGCGTGGCACCACCAGCGCCCCAAATACAGATCGTCTGATTGGACAAACAAGGAGACAAAAACGTGCACACAGTTTGTCGCTGAATCCAATTTCCTTTTGCCCAACGTGAGATGCACGTCGCTCATAACCCTGTGGGCTTCTGACCATGCTGATGAgatgcaacatttatttatttttttggcaagaaattaattttcaggttcacacAAACAAGGTCAAACACTTGGACGTGAGCAAACATGCCAGGAGGCGTTAGTCTAAGAGGAGGAGCCTGAGCGTCTCTGCGCTGCCTCCCACCTGGGAGAACAAGCCACCGGTGCACAGGTCGAGCGACAGAGACGTGGTGCATGACTTCACCTCGAGCAACTACGAGCGCAACGTTGCATCACTGTCCTCTGTGGGAAATAATGCTGTGTTGTGGAAGTGACTCCTCTCATTAAGCGGGAGCATGTGGCGGTGAGGTACCACATGTGAGAGGGACACAACGGGGGAGTATTGTTGAACTATGTAAAACAAATGGTGtgctgaaaagagaaaaactggaAAAACCTGTGCGCAGTGTGACGTTAACTGGGAAAACACTGGTTTTAAACACTCAAGTAACATTAAGCAGACGATTTAAgcgcaaacacaacacagtacaaaCCCCACTAGTGAGTTTAACGTTCACTCAGCCAAAGGTAACCACGCATTGTAAGCCAATAAGCATGATATTCTCAACTTAACATGCAATTTTAATGAATAGCTTGGACGGGAGACCCACCTCGTAGACGCACACCAGCACCCTGTAGACCAGAGCCACGGCCATCATCTTCTGCAGGTCCTCCATGGACGTGTTCTCGTCGATCTCCTCCACAATGAAGTGGGTAATGAATTTGGCAATGTCCCTttacagaggagagacaggtgCATGTGTGAGAATGCTCAAACAGCTTTAGATATGGTCAAAGAACTCAACTCTTTGCTCATGGAGATGTGTTGTATGCAGTGTTGCATTTGTGAATTCAGTTTAGGTTCTGCTTCATGtgtcttcatttatttcttttaatccATCTGTTTATTCAATAGTTTCACTCACTTCATCCCGCTCAGGTGCATGATCCACAGCACGATGGTGGCCTTCACACAAAACAGGATGAAGAAGTCCACCGTCTCGGCCAGGAACCTCTGGAGGGGAGAGGGGATGGTGTACTCCCGTCCTGTGAGAGGCGGATGAGAGGACAGGTGCACCGAGAATGACGACGGTCAAATGAATCGGCCTGGGTCGCTGACTGCACGCAGCTGCTGTAGGTTAACGGAGCACTACGCCTCTAAGCGCATAAGCCTGTTTTCTTCACTTAAGCCCGCTTTCCTCCACACTCGTGACCCAGCTTACCCAAAATGAAACCCCACACACGCTGCTGAAGAGAAAGCATCGTGGTTCCCACTGTCAAACCTGAGAGCCCCTACCTGCCTGAGCTGGATTCccgttctgctgctgctgctgctgctgctgctgctgctgctgctgggccgGTCGGGTATCAGCTGCTGAGGCTGGCGCGGCGGCTGAGCTGTGCTCCGTCTGCGCAGGGTGAGGGGAGGATGCCGGGAAACCGAGCGGATACGGGTAGCTGTACCAGTTCCCCGTGTCGAATCCCTGCTGCCCGCCGCCGCCGGAGGTCGAGGCGGGTGTCCCCGGTGCGTGAGCGCCTGCCCCCGGCGGAGGGAACCCGCACGGCGGCGGGAAGGCTGACAGAGCCAGCCAGCTCTGCCAGCTGGCATAACCCCAGTAATACTGCCACATCCACTGCTGCAACTTTGCGCAGTATTCCGTCGTTGCGGCGGGGTGAGGCGGCTTGGCGTCGCCTACAGGGCCCGCGCGGCGGTCGTCGCTGGCCGTGGTCGCAAACATGTCCGACCCACCTCACAGGCTCGCCTTACTGACCATGGAAATCCTTTAAAACGTCTTAAATGTTCGCTTTGCTCAGTTCATTAGCCCTCTGAAGGGGACAGCCACCGCTACTTAAGCTAAAACTGTGTTTGTAAATACAGGGATATCCGGAACCGCTCAGCGCTAGACGTGACTCCCCAGACCGGTGTCATTGTGTAATATTTCGGTACGTAAATGAAACAACAATGTGTATATTAGAATTACAATGGCCATTTTAAATGTGGAGCAGATATGAGCGGAACGCGATCATTTTTGGAAATAGCTAATGCCGCCGTCCCCCCCGCTGTCAAAAATGGTATGAGCCATTTAAAGGAgctttttcctcattttcagTAGCACCACCATCAGACACTCACCTCACTTTCTAATAGGAGTTTGGAGTGATAAAGTCTATTTATGTACAACgagtaaagaaaaaataaataaaaataaaaataattaaccTTTTATGAAGAGAGAAATTAAGCTGTTATTGCCTTCTTTGTGGCAGCCCTAAATATAAGCCAGGGctatttttattcagatttgaaaaaaaaaaagtacagtgtCAGAGAGCTAAAATTTTACATTCCTTATGTCTGACATGTaaatcttgaaataaaaaaagtgtaataaaaacaatgcactttttttctctgccatgTTTATGAGTTTTAATCTTAGCAGGAAGGTTGTCAAGTTGATTCTCACAAATTCCATCCACTTATAGAGTCTGGGCTAAAGCATTTCAATGAAGTAATAGTTGCTTGTGCTTAGCAACAGAAAGAGCTAATGAATGGGATAATTAGCCTACTAACAAAATCACCAAAGGGCCCGAATGAGGTTGGTAAGAGCGGCATTAGGCCCAAAGGTCACCAGTTGAATAGGCCTGACATAAGCTTTACTCACCACGACCCCTCATTTCACCCTGACCCAAATGTCTCATGTCTGATTTCAATAATGCTATACCTTAAAATGTTTCACCTACATCATTGTGACCTGCATAATTCGTGAACAGCAATGTACCAGCTGTCACAGATTTTACAGGTTCTGTATCATATGAATACGAGCTTATTCACCTTGGCTAAATGCACAAAAGTGCCTGTTATCGACATGTTTCACTAACAAGAATTTTATTGTGAGTATTTTTGTTCCTCGATGTGTGTCAAAGccaaagtatttttgttttatcactaaTCAGATAAAGGGACCCACCTTGataatctgaaaatgttaatgatcagatatataataaataatcagTCAACTCATTGTACACAgtgtatacatgcatgtgtAAATATGTCTAATTCTTTGATAATTAAGTATATttattgctaaaaaaaaaaatattttatcagACACTGCAATGTTTAGGACTTGGCCACATGTTGAAtttatgctaaaaaaaaaaacaaacaaaaacaaaacaaaaaaacaaaaacaaatgtggggCAGcctatcaccagagtaactgctaaatgctgacaacagcttgttagctcagttagccttcCAGCTAGCAGCCCTGACTGGGATCTTGGAGCACCAAAGAAAGTGTTAGCACAGGACCTTGGACTGGGATGGGGCTAGTtgcttagcatgctaaacacactttgttttctcaacCGAAATCCTTACATGTTGCACCATTAAagatttactcaag
This window of the Acanthopagrus latus isolate v.2019 chromosome 3, fAcaLat1.1, whole genome shotgun sequence genome carries:
- the fam8a1a gene encoding protein FAM8A1, producing the protein MFATTASDDRRAGPVGDAKPPHPAATTEYCAKLQQWMWQYYWGYASWQSWLALSAFPPPCGFPPPGAGAHAPGTPASTSGGGGQQGFDTGNWYSYPYPLGFPASSPHPAQTEHSSAAAPASAADTRPAQQQQQQQQQQQQQNGNPAQAGREYTIPSPLQRFLAETVDFFILFCVKATIVLWIMHLSGMKDIAKFITHFIVEEIDENTSMEDLQKMMAVALVYRVLVCVYETICIWGAGGATPGKFLLGLQVVTCDTSTLVRPNRVLVVPASNVSLSASTVRALNKNFSIAFLFPVFITLLFFQHNRTVYDIVAGTIVVQRRGGR